The Gloeobacter morelensis MG652769 genome contains the following window.
TCGGCAGAGAGACAGGTGGCTGTGCGCCGAGTGCTCACCTTCCTGCTAGATCGCGGCGCCCTGGGGGCCATCTCCACCCACGATCTGGCCCTGGCGGATCTGCCGGAATTGGCCGCGGCTGCCCGTACGGTGCACTTTCGCGAACATTTTGCGGCGGGGGCCGCAGGACCGGTGATGACCTTTGACTACCGCATGCGCCCCGGAGTCGCTCCGACCACCAATGCCCTCAAGCTGCTGGAGTTGGTCGGCCTGGGTGCCCCCGAAAACAACCGACCCGACGACAGGACCAACGTGTAGCCAATCTCCCTGGCCGACTCCGTTCGTCGGCCGTCGCTGTAGCCACTGCCATCCCGACTGATGGGAAGCTGTCTATCTTCAAGATGATCTAAAGTCGTGCTAAGTCGCCCAGAGGGGTCATTGGACAAGATTGTCATATCTCTATCGACGAGCCTGCATCCAGTCTGGTATGAATTGTCGTAGTATCTTTATCGACACCGGGCAGCCCCTTTCCTCGGTTCACCCAGGCAGATCACCATGAATGTAAATAAACTGGCATTTATTATTATTATTTCGTGGATAGTGCTGTTGGGTAGTCCTGCTGTTGTTTTGCCGCAGACGGCGGGCACGACCCTTAGTTTCTCGGCACCGGTCTCCACCACCATCCTCGACAAAGATGGGCAGGGCACCGGATTTACGTCCGTGCAGCCGAACGCGGCCGGCAATCAGTACGACGCCGACCGCATCGACCTTGACACGGCCTTGGGCAGTCTGAAGATGACGGCCACCCAGGGAAGCAACGCCACCGCCAACAATCTGGTCAACGGCTTGCAGGTGGCGGCCGATACCACGGTTCCGTTTACTGTCACAGCCCGCCTCAAAGGTCCTCTGACCAATCTGGCCAGCGCCTATCAACAGGGGGGGATCTTCCTGGGCACCAATCAGGACAACTACGTCAAGTTCGTGATCGTCAACGCCGGCAGCGGCAGCGGCAGCCTCGGTTTGCAGTTCTATCAGGAACAGAACGCCGTGCGTCAGAGCGTCGGCGGCGGTCAGCTTCCCCAGATAAGCGGCCTCAACTGGGCAAGTATCAACACGCTGGATCTGTTCTTAAAAGGCGATCCGGCCACCGGCAAGATCACCGTCAGCTACCGGATCAACTCCGATACCGCCACCCCGATTCAGCTGTCCCAGGTCTTCCAGCCCACCGCTCCCGCCTCGTTTTTTGCGGGCTCCTCGACGATGCGAGCAGGTATCCTCGCCTTTACCAGCTCGGCGCCGGATGTGACGGTCAATTTCGAGAGCTTTGCCGTTCAGTACCCCCAAACGGTCTACGATCTGGCCCTCAGCACAGCCCCCGACCGCAGCGGGGCTGTGCTCCTGAGCGCTCAGGAAGTCACAGGCAATATTTACGTCTTTCTCAACGCCAAATCCGGCAACGGCATCTCCAAGGTGTCTTTTTACATCGACGACCCTGAGCGCGCCGGTACCCCCGCCCGGGTCGAAAGCATCTTTCCATACGATCTTGCCGGCACCAACGCGACGAACGGCCAGGCCAAGCCCTTCGACACACGCACCCTGGCCGACGGCGAGCACACGTTCACCACCGCCGTTGCCCTCACCAACGGCACCCAGACCGTCAAAAGCGGGAAGCTCCGTGTCGCTAACGGCGGCAGTTGTCCACCGATCTCGACGCTGCCGTGCTCGCAAGTGCTGGTCAATCTGCCCTACCAGCTCAACTTCAGCGAAAGCAAGGGCAAGCTCCTCGATAAAAACGGCGTCGGTACCGGCTTCAGCATCGTCGACCCCACCGGCAAAGGTACCGGCTACTTGCCTGCCAAGCTGCTGGTCGATCAGCAGGCGGGGGTTTTCAAAATTACGACCACCGCCGGCCTCGCCTTCGAAGCAAGTAACTCCCAGGACAATGCCCTGGCGGTGGGCATCGACGCCCCCAGCCAGATTTCGATTATCGGCACCACGCTGGTCAATCCGCCGGCGGGTACCGGAAACTTCGAGCAGGCCGGCCTGTGGTTCGGCAATGATCAGGACAATTATTTAAAGCTGGTAGTGATCTCCACCCCAGGGGGCACCCAGATTCGCTATGACATGGAAGTCGGCGGCAAGCTGACGGCCAGTTTGTCCACCCCCGGCTCGCTGGACTTGAGCGGCGCCAGAGTTGGGCTCGAACTGCGCGCCGATCCGGTCGCCAAGACCATTTCCGCAAGCTACAGCCTCAACGGCACCACCCCGGTCGCCATCGGCGCTTTTACTCCCCCCAACGACTTTTTCAGCTTCGACGCGGCCACCATCGACCCGACCATCGGCACCAAGAGTTTCGGCGGCGTTTTTGCAAGCCACCGCAACGGTCCTGCCGCCCTCACCTACAGCTTCGACGACTTTGCGGTCATCTCCGGTTCAGCACCGCCGCCGCCCAGTGGTTTTGAATTCACGCGCACCTCCTTCCTGTCGCCGGGCGGTCCCACCGGGATGGTCTGGGGTCCGGACGGCAGGCTGTACGTGGCGGAACTGTTCGGCACCATCCGTGCTTTTACCCTGGGTCCAGATAAACTGCCCGTCAGCGAACAGCTCATCACTGCGTTGGTCGACCGGCAAGGCGACCGGCTGCTGTTGGGGATCGCCGTCGATCCGGCTTCGACAGCGGGCAACGTCATTCTCTGGGTGACCCATTCGAGTCCATCCACCAACCAGGGCATCATCAATTCCGCCAAGGTCACTCGTCTTTCAGGCACCAACTTCGCCACCGTCGAAGACAAGATTACCGGGCTGCCGCGGGCGCTCAACAACCACTCCACCAACTCGCTGCACTTCGGCCCGGACGGCAAGCTCTATATTTCCGTGGGCGGCAACACCGCCGCCGGAGCCCCCAACGACGCCGGCACCGAGTTTGGCGATCGCGAGGAGCAGCCGCTCTCGGCGGCGATTCTGGTGGCGGACGTCAAAAGCGGCAGCTTCGATGGCTCCTGCGAGAACACCAGCGACCCTTACGGCCCCCCCCCCTGCAGCGTCGTGACGCACGCGACGGGTCTACGCAACTCCTACGATTTTGTCTTCCACAGCAACGGCAACCTCTACGCCACCGACAATGGCCTGGGGGTGACCGGCACCTACCCGCCCTCGCCCACTCCACCCTGTCTGGGCTTCGGCGATCCCGCGCCGGTGAGCGAAGGCGGCGACAACCCTGGACTGCAGCCGGACCTGCTGCACTGGGTGAAAAAGGGCAAATACTATGGCCACCCCAATCCCCGCCGCAACGAGTGCGTCTTCAAAGACGGCAGTTATCAGCGGGTGCCGCCCCTACCTAACTGGGAGCCGCCTTTCTTCCAATTGGGCACCAATAAATCGGCCAACGGTATTATCGAGTACACCGCCGGGGCATTCTGCGGCGCACTCAAGAACAACCTGCTGACGGTCAATTACTCCAACGGCGACGATCTCACCCGCATCGTGCTTGCTAACGACGGCAAATCGGTGATTTCCTCCCAGAGCCTCATCGGGGGCTTCGATGAACCGCTGCCGATTGCCCAAAGCCCGGACGGGACGATCTTCGTGGGTGAACTGAGCGGCGGCAAAGTGACCGCTCTTACCCCCAAGAGCGCGACGTGCAATGCACCATAAGCAGGTAGCCACCTTGAGGTGGCTTTCGGTTGTGCAAACAACGGCCAGTCAGAAACGCCTCCCGGTAGACAACTGTTTTCACCCTTACGGCCCCGACGGCGGCTCTTCCTCC
Protein-coding sequences here:
- a CDS encoding PQQ-dependent sugar dehydrogenase: MGSPAVVLPQTAGTTLSFSAPVSTTILDKDGQGTGFTSVQPNAAGNQYDADRIDLDTALGSLKMTATQGSNATANNLVNGLQVAADTTVPFTVTARLKGPLTNLASAYQQGGIFLGTNQDNYVKFVIVNAGSGSGSLGLQFYQEQNAVRQSVGGGQLPQISGLNWASINTLDLFLKGDPATGKITVSYRINSDTATPIQLSQVFQPTAPASFFAGSSTMRAGILAFTSSAPDVTVNFESFAVQYPQTVYDLALSTAPDRSGAVLLSAQEVTGNIYVFLNAKSGNGISKVSFYIDDPERAGTPARVESIFPYDLAGTNATNGQAKPFDTRTLADGEHTFTTAVALTNGTQTVKSGKLRVANGGSCPPISTLPCSQVLVNLPYQLNFSESKGKLLDKNGVGTGFSIVDPTGKGTGYLPAKLLVDQQAGVFKITTTAGLAFEASNSQDNALAVGIDAPSQISIIGTTLVNPPAGTGNFEQAGLWFGNDQDNYLKLVVISTPGGTQIRYDMEVGGKLTASLSTPGSLDLSGARVGLELRADPVAKTISASYSLNGTTPVAIGAFTPPNDFFSFDAATIDPTIGTKSFGGVFASHRNGPAALTYSFDDFAVISGSAPPPPSGFEFTRTSFLSPGGPTGMVWGPDGRLYVAELFGTIRAFTLGPDKLPVSEQLITALVDRQGDRLLLGIAVDPASTAGNVILWVTHSSPSTNQGIINSAKVTRLSGTNFATVEDKITGLPRALNNHSTNSLHFGPDGKLYISVGGNTAAGAPNDAGTEFGDREEQPLSAAILVADVKSGSFDGSCENTSDPYGPPPCSVVTHATGLRNSYDFVFHSNGNLYATDNGLGVTGTYPPSPTPPCLGFGDPAPVSEGGDNPGLQPDLLHWVKKGKYYGHPNPRRNECVFKDGSYQRVPPLPNWEPPFFQLGTNKSANGIIEYTAGAFCGALKNNLLTVNYSNGDDLTRIVLANDGKSVISSQSLIGGFDEPLPIAQSPDGTIFVGELSGGKVTALTPKSATCNAP